In Helianthus annuus cultivar XRQ/B chromosome 8, HanXRQr2.0-SUNRISE, whole genome shotgun sequence, a single genomic region encodes these proteins:
- the LOC110873528 gene encoding dimethylnonatriene synthase: MVNFPQFLQFFGLLLFVITCTYNLRKRSNTKKCAKLEAPKPSGALPIIGHLHFLRGQAPIARILGKIADDYGPIYSLRLGFRRAIVVSSWQMVKECFTTNDRNFASRPNMAISRHMVYNNAGFALAPYGPYWREIRRMVTSELFTSQRVEKFKNVRDSEVKNSVKELSLLSLKKGEQSSIVEMNKWFDHITFNIIIRILAGKRFSNGCSDEGNNNEDSHVKQAITRGLYVSGVFVVSDIFPYLEWMDIGGHVKAMKQVAKEVDGVVGKWLDEHIEKKKKEADSDENEDFMDLMLSTLPKDAEMSGYGRETVIKATTMILMLTGSESTALTMTWALSLLLNHPHILKAAQKELDVHVGRKKWVEESDITNLVYLQAIVKETLRMYPPGPLAGPHEALEDCKIGGYHVTKGTRLIMNVWKLHRDPQVWSDPDEFRPERFLEEHSEINYQGQNFEYIPFSTGRRMCPATMFAWHVIHLTLARLLQGFDLSTPMGKPVDMSEGLGIALPKVKPLEVIVTPRLSPELYQIN, translated from the exons ATGGTGAATTTTCCCCAATTCCTACAATTTTTTGGGCTTCTGCTTTTTGTTATAACCTGCACCTACAATCTTAGAAAAAGAAGCAACACAAAGAAATGTGCCAAGCTAGAAGCTCCAAAACCATCAGGGGCATTACCTATTATAGGCCACCTTCATTTTCTTAGAGGTCAAGCTCCAATAGCAAGGATCCTAGGAAAGATTGCTGATGACTACGGGCCGATTTACTCTTTACGGCTTGGTTTTCGTCGAGCAATAGTTGTAAGCAGTTGGCAGATGGTCAAAGAGTGCTTCACCACAAATGACAGAAACTTTGCATCCAGACCAAATATGGCGATTAGTCGTCACATGGTCTATAACAATGCTGGTTTCGCACTCGCACCATATGGACCTTACTGGCGAGAGATCCGAAGGATGGTCACTTCCGAGCTCTTCACAAGCCAGCGCGTTGAAAAGTTCAAGAATGTTCGCGACTCAGAAGTGAAGAACTCGGTTAAGGAGCTCTCTTTGCTGTCCCTAAAGAAGGGGGAGCAATCATCCATAGTGGAGATGAACAAGTGGTTTGATCACATAACTTTCAATATCATTATAAGAATCTTAGCCGGGAAAAGATTTAGTAACGGTTGTAGCGATGAAGGTAACAACAACGAAGATTCACATGTGAAACAAGCCATAACGAGGGGGTTGTATGTTAGTGGCGTTTTTGTTGTGTCTGATATCTTTCCATATCTGGAATGGATGGACATTGGAGGGCATGTGAAAGCTATGAAGCAAGTGGCTAAAGAGGTTGATGGTGTTGTAGGCAAGTGGCTTGATGAACATATTGAGAAGAAGAAAAAAGAGGCGGATAGCGATGAAAATGAAGATTTCATGGATCTGATGCTGTCTACCCTGCCCAAAGATGCTGAAATGTCTGGCTATGGGCGAGAAACCGTCATCAAGGCAACAACAATG ATTCTCATGCTGACGGGTTCAGAAAGCACTGCTTTGACAATGACATGGGCACTCTCCTTACTACTGAACCACCCTCACATACTAAAAGCGGCCCAAAAAGAGCTTGACGTCCATGTGGGACGAAAGAAATGGGTGGAAGAATCCGATATCACGAACCTTGTGTATCTACAAGCCATAGTGAAAGAAACACTTAGAATGTACCCACCCGGTCCCTTGGCAGGACCACACGAGGCCTTGGAGGACTGCAAAATCGGGGGCTATCATGTCACCAAAGGGACTCGTCTGATCATGAATGTATGGAAGCTACACCGCGATCCACAAGTCTGGTCGGATCCTGATGAGTTTCGACCAGAGAGGTTTCTTGAAGAGCACTCAGAGATAAATTATCAGGGTCAGAACTTTGAATACATTCCATTCAGCACTGGAAGGAGAATGTGCCCAGCAACTATGTTTGCTTGGCATGTAATTCACTTGACACTTGCTCGGCTACTTCAAGGGTTTGACTTGTCCACACCAATGGGAAAGCCTGTGGATATGAGTGAAGGCTTAGGAATTGCCTTGCCCAAGGTGAAACCACTTGAAGTTATTGTGACTCCACGCCTTTCTCCGGAGCTCTATCAGATCAATTAG